Proteins found in one Scylla paramamosain isolate STU-SP2022 chromosome 44, ASM3559412v1, whole genome shotgun sequence genomic segment:
- the LOC135093976 gene encoding armadillo repeat-containing protein 2-like isoform X6 yields the protein MSQAVESRREVTLSSGNMETTSNALSPFYIPPHRKTSAQIIREARASLGVGGSPSTPILTGVGVPRVGVRTVQTKRPFTPRERERTLFGGRTSAEAGRDARPPSSFTLSPLHFDSSDSNGSSNGRQISTAAGPRLLLPLASAKLSKDGCDKAKLPSLISTSRLVHRHQFRALSLCDLPEEETEEGGEEGVPRTPHRGNVPSLPRSSTFNALLSLQQKLGEEEGRREDDSTTTTTTTTSNLDSSKDEQESNSGVRAGGGGGHVGARGGLVGTRFLGTERKKSLSKRPGVDRDWRHAVEARTGSKDEEELPFSPSPTEAEGCREDTEEPGQPTAAPREVAVDQTVYYEEKVGPVLDEINRAVSCAVGEEVLGELVGKLYGCLEAGGLLGRHFRYRSQVLRAVFRLVDREYGPLLAAIARVMLALKVSGSNLTSVCKLVFKVTRHDVNDSLFLEGNLLDLLLEAVACVPPLDQPEACVYGYGALKFLTMNSQLVSRLLNRGILELLVLHMKLIVNHQQEVGSVPEQTHYALVQLTGTLRHVSSCERTFPLLLVTGAVPQVCSLLHHFSHDQDVTANVVRILSIISTHEECCAVAATHPATLPAAVAALRRHAASPAIVVRLAYALGNMMANSDEARWKVGLFSVDGFTETLLELLTEYLQRDRHHQADEMIDPLTPASGTPEDVMVKLIRVLANVSVHSRVGPVLARSRTCLSLLVSALQHKGVDESEELVLSTLATLNNLTFYTRDQPISTLHTDLAECLCEMLPMDHVEGLVETIRVFGNLTHFKDIRDILTKRAVLEVLVEMLDCDSRELVYVCAGVLVNLMSDASRRTIFQMEKGVLRMIDVLQYFGYGDWQLCNLVCQVLWNFCASAADVQEVLGPKETEKLIYVLEEFLDDDSYFNNPEVFGECDPDTKEVVYQLWEDFAFVATKLLDRIEENTALPVVPV from the exons atgagccAGGCGGTGGAGAGCAGGCGCGAGGTGACCTTGAGTAGCGGCAACATGGAGACCACAAGCAACGCGCTCTCTCCGTTCTACATTCCCCCGCACCGCAAAACCTCCGCCCAGATCATCAGAGAGGCGCGGGCGTCCCTGGGCGTGGGGGGCAGTCCCTCCACGCCCATCCTGACAGGCGTGGGCGTGCCTAGAGTGGGCGTGAGGACCGTGCAGACGAAAAGACCGTTCACGccacgagagagggagagaacgcTGTTTGGCGGGAGGACGTCAGCGGAGGCGGGAAGAGATGCAAGGCCTCCCAGCTCcttcac gctgTCGCCGCTGCATTTCGACTCGAGTGACAGCAACGGCAGCAGCAACGGAAGGCAGATAAGCACGGCTGCTGGCCCCCGCTTACTGCTACCCCTGGCCTCTGCTAAACTAAGCAAGGATGGCTGcgataag gcCAAACTCCCGTCCCTCATCTCCACATCCAGGCTTGTCCACAGGCACCAGTTCCgcgccctctccctctgtgact TACCAGAGGAGGAGAccgaggaggggggagaagaaggCGTCCCCCGTACCCCCCACCGAGGTAATGTCCCCTCTCTACCCAGGAGCTCCACCTTCAACGCTCTCCTCAGcctacag caaaaacttggggaggaggaggggagaagagaagatgacagcaccaccaccaccaccaccaccacctctaattTAGACAGCTCGAAAGACGAACAAGAGAGCAATTCG GGTGTGAGGgcagggggaggtggagggcacGTGGGGGCCCGAGGAGGACTGGTGGGCACCCGTTTCCTGGGgactgagaggaagaagagcttAAGCAAGAGGCCTGGAGTGGATAGAGACTGGCGGCATGCAGTGGAGGCCAGGACTGGAAGCAAGGATGAAGAAG aactccccttctccccttctcccacagAGGCTGAGGGATGCAGGGAGGACACGGAAGAGCCAGGACAACCCACAGCTGCCCCCAGGGAGGTTGCAGTGGACCAGACTGTGTATTATGAAGAGAAGGTGGGGCCGGTGCTGGACGAGATTAACAGGGCAGTCAGCTGTG CCGtgggggaggaggtgctggGGGAGCTGGTGGGGAAGCTGTATGGGTGTCTTGAGGCTGGCGGACTGCTGGGGAGACACTTTCGCTACAGGTCACAAGTTCTTCGAGCCGTCTTTCGCTTGGTTGATCGCGAATATGGGCCCCTCCTGGCTGCCATTGCAAGGGTGATGCTGgcg CTCAAGGTATCTGGCAGCAACCTCACTTCAGTCTGCAAATTGGTGTTTAAGGTGACAAGACACGACGTCAATGATTCTCTATTTCTTGAGGGGAACCTGCTGGACCTGCTGCTGGAGGCTGTGGCGTGCGTCCCACCCCTGGACCAACCTGAGGCCTGTGTGTATGGCTATGGGGCACTCAAATTTCTTACCATGAATTCACAGCTTGTCTCTCGGCTTCTCAACAGAGGCATTCTAGAGCTTCTGGTGTTGCATATGAAGCTTATTGTTAATCAT CAGCAGGAGGTAGGGAGCGTACCAGAACAGACCCACTACGCCCTGGTGCAGCTGACGGGGACCCTGCGGCACGTCAGCAGCTGCGAGAGGACCTTCCCCTTGCTGCTGGTGACTGGTGCTGTTCCTCAGGTGTGCTCCCTCCTGCATCACTTCTCCCATGATCAGGATGTGACCGCCAATGTTGTCAGGATATTGAG catCATCTCCACACATGAGGAATGCTGTGCGGTGGCAGCCACACACCCTGCCACACTGCCTGCAGCTGTGGCAGCTCTGCGCCGCCACGCTGCGTCGCCGGCCATTGTGGTGCGGCTGGCCTACGCACTGGGCAACATGATGGCCAACTCGGACGAGGCTCGCTGGAAAGTGGGT ttgTTCAGCGTCGATGGGTTTACGGAAACACTGCTTGAGCTGCTGACTGAGTACCTCCAACGGGACCGCCACCACCAGGCTGACGAGATGATAGACCCCCTCACACCAGCCAGCGGGACCCCAGAGGACGTCATGGTGAAG CTGATCCGCGTCCTGGCCAACGTGTCCGTACATTCGCGCGTCGGCCCCGTCCTGGCCCGCTCACGCACCTGCCTGTCACTGCTGGTGTCGGCTCTTCAGCACAAGGGTGTGGATGAGAGTGAGGAGCTGGTGTTGTCCACGCTTGCCACCCTCAACAACCTCACCTTCTACACCCGCGACCAGCCCATCTCCACTCTGCACACTGATTTGGCtgagt GCCTGTGTGAGATGCTGCCGATGGATCACGTGGAGGGCCTAGTGGAAACCATCCGAGTGTTTGGCAACCTCACACACTTCAAGGACATCCGAGACATCCTAACAAAGCGCGCAG tgctggaggtgctggtggAAATGCTAGACTGTGATTCACGGGAGCTGGTGTACGTGTGTGCTGGCGTGCTGGTCAACCTCATGTCAGACGCCTCCAGGAGAACCATATTTCAGATGGAGAAGGGCGTGctcag AATGATTGACGTGTTGCAGTATTTCGGTTACGGTGATTGGCAGCTGTGCAATCTGGTGTGTCAGGTGCTGTGGAACTTCTGTGCCTCTGCTGCGGACGTGCAGGAGGTGCTGGGACCAAAGGAGACAGAGAAGCTGATCTATGTCCTGGAGGAATTCTTGG ATGACGACTCCTATTTCAACAACCCTGAGGTGTTTGGTGAGTGCGACCCAGACACGAAGGAGGTTGTATATCAGTTGTGGGAGGATTTTGCCTTTGTGGCCACCAAGCTCCTGGACCGCATTGAGGAAAACACCGCCCTCCCTGTTGTGCCTGtctag
- the LOC135093976 gene encoding armadillo repeat-containing protein 2-like isoform X7: MSQAVESRREVTLSSGNMETTSNALSPFYIPPHRKTSAQIIREARASLGVGGSPSTPILTGVGVPRVGVRTVQTKRPFTPRERERTLFGGRTSAEAGRDARPPSSFTLSPLHFDSSDSNGSSNGRQISTAAGPRLLLPLASAKLSKDGCDKAKLPSLISTSRLVHRHQFRALSLCDLPEEETEEGGEEGVPRTPHRGNVPSLPRSSTFNALLSLQQKLGEEEGRREDDSTTTTTTTTSNLDSSKDEQESNSVTGRVTDKVTDSPLFLQLLNKSDLELRDVETHTQTHTAKHTVGVHEQGVALPSVHEATASLNKTQGVRAGGGGGHVGARGGLVGTRFLGTERKKSLSKRPGVDRDWRHAVEARTGSKDEEELPFSPSPTEAEGCREDTEEPGQPTAAPREVAVDQTVYYEEKVGPVLDEINRAVSCAVGEEVLGELVGKLYGCLEAGGLLGRHFRYRSQVLRAVFRLVDREYGPLLAAIARVMLAQQEVGSVPEQTHYALVQLTGTLRHVSSCERTFPLLLVTGAVPQVCSLLHHFSHDQDVTANVVRILSIISTHEECCAVAATHPATLPAAVAALRRHAASPAIVVRLAYALGNMMANSDEARWKVGLFSVDGFTETLLELLTEYLQRDRHHQADEMIDPLTPASGTPEDVMVKLIRVLANVSVHSRVGPVLARSRTCLSLLVSALQHKGVDESEELVLSTLATLNNLTFYTRDQPISTLHTDLAECLCEMLPMDHVEGLVETIRVFGNLTHFKDIRDILTKRAVLEVLVEMLDCDSRELVYVCAGVLVNLMSDASRRTIFQMEKGVLRMIDVLQYFGYGDWQLCNLVCQVLWNFCASAADVQEVLGPKETEKLIYVLEEFLDDDSYFNNPEVFGECDPDTKEVVYQLWEDFAFVATKLLDRIEENTALPVVPV, encoded by the exons atgagccAGGCGGTGGAGAGCAGGCGCGAGGTGACCTTGAGTAGCGGCAACATGGAGACCACAAGCAACGCGCTCTCTCCGTTCTACATTCCCCCGCACCGCAAAACCTCCGCCCAGATCATCAGAGAGGCGCGGGCGTCCCTGGGCGTGGGGGGCAGTCCCTCCACGCCCATCCTGACAGGCGTGGGCGTGCCTAGAGTGGGCGTGAGGACCGTGCAGACGAAAAGACCGTTCACGccacgagagagggagagaacgcTGTTTGGCGGGAGGACGTCAGCGGAGGCGGGAAGAGATGCAAGGCCTCCCAGCTCcttcac gctgTCGCCGCTGCATTTCGACTCGAGTGACAGCAACGGCAGCAGCAACGGAAGGCAGATAAGCACGGCTGCTGGCCCCCGCTTACTGCTACCCCTGGCCTCTGCTAAACTAAGCAAGGATGGCTGcgataag gcCAAACTCCCGTCCCTCATCTCCACATCCAGGCTTGTCCACAGGCACCAGTTCCgcgccctctccctctgtgact TACCAGAGGAGGAGAccgaggaggggggagaagaaggCGTCCCCCGTACCCCCCACCGAGGTAATGTCCCCTCTCTACCCAGGAGCTCCACCTTCAACGCTCTCCTCAGcctacag caaaaacttggggaggaggaggggagaagagaagatgacagcaccaccaccaccaccaccaccacctctaattTAGACAGCTCGAAAGACGAACAAGAGAGCAATTCG GTCACAGGCAGGGTCACAGATAAGGTCACAGACTCCCCTCTATTCCTGCAACTCCTCAACAAGTCTGACCTCGAGTTAAGGGAcgtggagacacacacacagacgcacacagcCAAGCACACTGTAGGGGTACATGAGCAAGGCGTGGCCCTGCCCAGTGTGCACGAGGCGACCGCTAGCCTGAATAagacgcag GGTGTGAGGgcagggggaggtggagggcacGTGGGGGCCCGAGGAGGACTGGTGGGCACCCGTTTCCTGGGgactgagaggaagaagagcttAAGCAAGAGGCCTGGAGTGGATAGAGACTGGCGGCATGCAGTGGAGGCCAGGACTGGAAGCAAGGATGAAGAAG aactccccttctccccttctcccacagAGGCTGAGGGATGCAGGGAGGACACGGAAGAGCCAGGACAACCCACAGCTGCCCCCAGGGAGGTTGCAGTGGACCAGACTGTGTATTATGAAGAGAAGGTGGGGCCGGTGCTGGACGAGATTAACAGGGCAGTCAGCTGTG CCGtgggggaggaggtgctggGGGAGCTGGTGGGGAAGCTGTATGGGTGTCTTGAGGCTGGCGGACTGCTGGGGAGACACTTTCGCTACAGGTCACAAGTTCTTCGAGCCGTCTTTCGCTTGGTTGATCGCGAATATGGGCCCCTCCTGGCTGCCATTGCAAGGGTGATGCTGgcg CAGCAGGAGGTAGGGAGCGTACCAGAACAGACCCACTACGCCCTGGTGCAGCTGACGGGGACCCTGCGGCACGTCAGCAGCTGCGAGAGGACCTTCCCCTTGCTGCTGGTGACTGGTGCTGTTCCTCAGGTGTGCTCCCTCCTGCATCACTTCTCCCATGATCAGGATGTGACCGCCAATGTTGTCAGGATATTGAG catCATCTCCACACATGAGGAATGCTGTGCGGTGGCAGCCACACACCCTGCCACACTGCCTGCAGCTGTGGCAGCTCTGCGCCGCCACGCTGCGTCGCCGGCCATTGTGGTGCGGCTGGCCTACGCACTGGGCAACATGATGGCCAACTCGGACGAGGCTCGCTGGAAAGTGGGT ttgTTCAGCGTCGATGGGTTTACGGAAACACTGCTTGAGCTGCTGACTGAGTACCTCCAACGGGACCGCCACCACCAGGCTGACGAGATGATAGACCCCCTCACACCAGCCAGCGGGACCCCAGAGGACGTCATGGTGAAG CTGATCCGCGTCCTGGCCAACGTGTCCGTACATTCGCGCGTCGGCCCCGTCCTGGCCCGCTCACGCACCTGCCTGTCACTGCTGGTGTCGGCTCTTCAGCACAAGGGTGTGGATGAGAGTGAGGAGCTGGTGTTGTCCACGCTTGCCACCCTCAACAACCTCACCTTCTACACCCGCGACCAGCCCATCTCCACTCTGCACACTGATTTGGCtgagt GCCTGTGTGAGATGCTGCCGATGGATCACGTGGAGGGCCTAGTGGAAACCATCCGAGTGTTTGGCAACCTCACACACTTCAAGGACATCCGAGACATCCTAACAAAGCGCGCAG tgctggaggtgctggtggAAATGCTAGACTGTGATTCACGGGAGCTGGTGTACGTGTGTGCTGGCGTGCTGGTCAACCTCATGTCAGACGCCTCCAGGAGAACCATATTTCAGATGGAGAAGGGCGTGctcag AATGATTGACGTGTTGCAGTATTTCGGTTACGGTGATTGGCAGCTGTGCAATCTGGTGTGTCAGGTGCTGTGGAACTTCTGTGCCTCTGCTGCGGACGTGCAGGAGGTGCTGGGACCAAAGGAGACAGAGAAGCTGATCTATGTCCTGGAGGAATTCTTGG ATGACGACTCCTATTTCAACAACCCTGAGGTGTTTGGTGAGTGCGACCCAGACACGAAGGAGGTTGTATATCAGTTGTGGGAGGATTTTGCCTTTGTGGCCACCAAGCTCCTGGACCGCATTGAGGAAAACACCGCCCTCCCTGTTGTGCCTGtctag